The following proteins are co-located in the Mesorhizobium sp. M1E.F.Ca.ET.045.02.1.1 genome:
- the pdeM gene encoding ligase-associated DNA damage response endonuclease PdeM: MNFSLSRATLIAEADLVGIAGERAVCDRRGVLYFPDLRLLAVSDLHLEKGSSFARRGALIPPYDTGATLLRLQAVIADYQPRIVVSLGDSFHDGGGAERMHESFRERLEAMMAGRDWFWVAGNHDPDAPADLPGDTVKELAIGSLLFRHEPSKLRVEGEIAGHLHPCARIVQRGRSVRRRCFAGDGGRMIMPAFGAYTGSLNVLDRAYAGLFRLETLMAYMLGADRIFAISGSMLRPG; the protein is encoded by the coding sequence ATGAATTTTTCGCTGTCGCGCGCAACGCTGATTGCCGAGGCCGACCTTGTCGGCATCGCCGGCGAGCGCGCGGTTTGCGACCGGCGCGGCGTGCTCTATTTCCCCGACCTGCGGCTGCTCGCGGTCTCCGACCTGCATCTCGAAAAGGGCTCGTCCTTCGCCAGGCGCGGCGCGCTGATCCCGCCTTACGACACCGGAGCCACTTTGCTCCGGCTGCAGGCGGTGATCGCCGACTACCAGCCGCGGATCGTCGTCAGCCTGGGCGACTCCTTCCATGACGGCGGCGGCGCCGAGCGCATGCATGAGAGCTTCCGCGAGCGGCTGGAAGCGATGATGGCCGGCCGCGACTGGTTCTGGGTCGCCGGCAATCACGATCCGGACGCGCCCGCCGACCTGCCTGGCGATACGGTGAAGGAACTCGCCATCGGCTCGCTGCTCTTCCGTCACGAGCCTTCGAAGCTGCGGGTGGAAGGCGAGATCGCCGGTCATCTCCACCCTTGCGCCCGCATCGTCCAGCGCGGCCGTTCGGTCAGGCGGCGTTGCTTTGCCGGCGACGGCGGCCGCATGATCATGCCGGCCTTCGGCGCCTATACCGGCTCGCTCAACGTGCTCGACCGCGCCTATGCCGGCCTGTTCCGGCTGGAGACGCTGATGGCCTATATGCTGGGCGCCGACCGCATCTTCGCCATCTCCGGATCGATGCTCCGGCCGGGTTGA